A genome region from Bufo gargarizans isolate SCDJY-AF-19 chromosome 2, ASM1485885v1, whole genome shotgun sequence includes the following:
- the GPR19 gene encoding probable G-protein coupled receptor 19, with translation MVFAHGMDVQRPRLILPTLLYPMPNNSLTTCPISAGEPWIPGLYKDSTMGQRNITGPVQLLFPGEVATAGLIFGIIWILSVFGNALVCLVIHRSRRTQSTTNYFVVSLACADLLLSLGSAPFTLLQITSGRWALGSAMCKLARYFHYLTPGVQIYVLLSICLDRFYTILYPLSFKVSREKAKRMIVASWLFDAAFVSPAFFFYDVVDGHCNFFPPPSWDGAVYGVAHLLVGFLVPSTLILLFYQKVVKYIWRIGTDRLSVRRTMNIVPRTKVKTIKMFLMLNTIFLVSWLPFYVVQLWHPEESDQRQCCLAYLAVSWLSFGSSAAKPTLYSVYNANFRRGMKETFCMSSMKCYRSNAYTITTSSRMAKRNYVGICEMPIPGKTAVKESVYDSFDREAKEKKLAWPIDSNPPNTFV, from the coding sequence ATGGTGTTTGCCCATGGAATGGATGTCCAGAGGCCTCGGCTCATCCTACCTACCCTCCTCTATCCGATGCCAAATAATAGTCTGACCACCTGTCCAATCTCAGCTGGAGAACCATGGATCCCAGGACTTTACAAAGACAGCACCATGGGGCAGAGGAACATTACTGGTCCAGTCCAACTTCTATTTCCTggggaggtagcaacggctggtTTGATCTTTGGGATTATATGGATCCTCTCAGTGTTTGGCAACGCTTTGGTTTGTCTCGTCATTCACCGGAGCCGTCGGACCCAGTCAACAACTAATTACTTTGTGGTGTCTCTGGCATGTGCAGATTTGCTGCTTAGCCTTGGTAGCGCCCCTTTCACACTATTACAAATCACGTCTGGTCGATGGGCATTGGGCAGCGCCATGTGTAAATTGGCACGTTATTTCCACTACCTGACACCAGGAGTCCAGATCTATGTACTTCTGTCAATCTGCCTTGATCGTTTCTACACCATCTTGTATCCTCTGAGCTTTAAGGTCTCTAGGGAAAAAGCTAAAAGGATGATTGTGGCTTCGTGGCTCTTCGATGCCGCCTTTGTTTCTCCAGCATTCTTCTTTTATGATGTTGTGGACGGACACTGCAACTTCTTCCCACCTCCGTCCTGGGATGGGGCAGTGTATGGTGTGGCCCATCTTCTGGTGGGCTTCCTTGTGCCCTCTACTCTCATCCTCCTCTTTTACCAGAAAGTAGTGAAATATATTTGGCGCATTGGCACTGACAGGCTGAGTGTCAGACGCACCATGAACATTGTGCCCAGAACCAAAGTCAAAACAATCAAAATGTTCTTGATGTTAAATACAATATTCCTGGTATCATGGTTGCCCTTCTATGTTGTGCAGTTGTGGCATCCGGAAGAGAGTGACCAGCGCCAGTGCTGCCTTGCCTATCTAGCAGTTTCCTGGCTCTCCTTCGGTTCCTCGGCTGCCAAGCCAACCCTGTACTCTGTATATAATGCCAACTTCCGACGTGGCATGAAGGAGACCTTTTGTATGTCATCCATGAAGTGTTATCGGAGCAATGCTTACACTATCACCACCAGTTCCCGCATGGCAAAAAGGAACTACGTTGGCATATGTGAAATGCCCATCCCGGGCAAAACTGCAGTCAAGGAATCAGTTTATGATTCATTTGATCGGGAAGCTAAAGAGAAAAAACTGGCTTGGCCCATCGATTCCAACCCTCCGAACACATTTGTGTAA